The following coding sequences lie in one Cygnus olor isolate bCygOlo1 chromosome 8, bCygOlo1.pri.v2, whole genome shotgun sequence genomic window:
- the ZNF648 gene encoding zinc finger protein 648, protein MDLKVDWGSESNTCDTSEKQSNYSRKTTEEVGHKPNLQEEVDMNYSETSSPCCNSAGLPGKQELPTELQSEDKETYETCYQKRGESTAGIFVPSSTNFDLQCEDKDAERCSSERSKKPRRRARGDNENTILGGVFDEDVEPISGEALPYRCKKCGASFQGTSELQEHKQTHLVENSYRCPVCAKEFFRAANLRMHKLIHSSDRPHKCPECDKGFIRTADVWRHLRNVHKIERSMVILGNGMARNPWSIVHRNQQTVEYTDQPCAENHKAEEEDCKPYACPTCGKGFDKPNLLSKHKVIHRQEKPYKCQECGMAFVQLLRLKRHQQTHSGERPFYCEECGGTFTRLASLQRHQRIHTGEKPYSCDYCGHSFTESGTLRRHERTHKLDKS, encoded by the coding sequence ATGGATTTGAAGGTGGACTGGGGCTCTGAGAGTAACACTTGTGACACAAGTGAGAAGCAGTCAAATTATTCCAGAAAGACCACTGAGGAGGTGGGCCACAAACCTAACCTTCAGGAGGAGGTAGACATGAATTACTCAGAGACGTCCAGTCCTTGTTGCAACTCTGCTGGACTGCCAGGTAAGCAGGAGCTTCCAACAGAGTTGCAGAGTGAAGACAAGGAAACCTATGAGACCTGCTACCAGAAACGAGGTGAGAGCACAGCTGGGATATTTGTCCCCTCCAGTACCAACTTTGACCTGCAGTGTGAAGATAAAGATGCAGAGCGCTGTTCCTCCGAGCGCTCCAAGAAGCCACGGAGAAGAGCGCGTGGTGATAATGAAAATACCATTCTTGGTGGTGTGTTTGATGAGGATGTGGAACCCATCTCTGGAGAAGCTTTGCCATATCGGTGCAAGAAGTGTGGTGCCTCTTTCCAGGGTACGAGCGAGCTGCAGGAACATAAGCAAACTCACCTCGTGGAAAACTCCTATCGTTGTCCTGTCTGTGCCAAAGAGTTCTTCCGCGCAGCCAATTTGCGAATGCACAAGCTGATCCATTCTAGTGACAGGCCGCACAAATGTCCGGAGTGCGACAAGGGTTTCATTCGCACGGCTGATGTCTGGAGGCATCTACGCAACGTGCACAAGATAGAGCGCTCCATGGTGATTTTGGGAAATGGCATGGCTAGGAACCCCTGGTCGATTGTGCACCGTAACCAGCAGACTGTTGAGTACACCGACCAGCCTTGTGCAGAGAACCACAAGGCTGAGGAAGAAGACTGTAAGCCTTATGCCTGTCCGACGTGCGGCAAAGGTTTCGATAAGCCTAACCTGCTTTCCAAACACAAGGTGATCCACCGGCAAGAGAAGCCCTATAAGTGTCAGGAATGTGGCATGGCGTTTGTGCAGCTGCTCAGACTGAAAAGACACCAGCAGACTCACTCCGGGGAGCGCCCCTTCTACTGCGAGGAGTGCGGAGGGACGTTCACCCGGCTGGCATCGCTCCAGCGCCACCAGCGCATCCACACCGGGGAAAAACCCTACTCCTGCGACTACTGTGGTCACTCCTTCACTGAGTCAGGTACCCTCCGGAGGCACGAGCGCACGCACAAACTGGACAAATCGTAA